In Spirochaetota bacterium, the sequence GTTTATGGCATTCAATTCCTTTAATTTCATTAAGACCATTCACAATTATTTCACGACGACGTGTAAAAGCCTCTAACATGGGTTTTAAAACGCTTTGGTCACCAGTCAGCGCTTCAACTGCTGCCCACTGTGCAATAGATGTTGGGTTTGATACTGACTGGCTTTGAATCATTTCAACCTGAGCAATAATATTGGCATCTCCTGCCATATAACCTATTCGCCAGCCTGTCATTGAATACGTTTTTGAAACACCATTCAATACCATGGTTTTCGATTTTAGTTCAGGAACTGCGTTTACTATATTATAAAACTTCTTGTTATCATAAACTATAACTTCATAAATGTCATCGGTGACAATGCAAATATCATAAGGCTTGAGTACTTCACCAATTGCCTTAAGTTCATCTATAGTATACATAGCACCAGTGGGATTAGATGGAGAATTTAAAACAATGGCTTTGGTTTTTTTGGTTAAGTGTTTTTTTAGCATCTTAGGAGTTATCTTAAAATCAGTGGATTCATCAGCATGAACAATTACGGGAACACCATCTGCTAAGAGGACAATATCAGGGTAAGATACCCAGTAAGGTGAGGGGATGAGCACTTCATCACCACTGTTTAGCAATACTTGCATTAAGTTGTAAAACGAGTGTTTGCCGCCACAATTTACAGTCACTTCAGAAATCTTATATTCAAGGTTATTGTCTCTTTTGAACTTTTCCACAATGGCTTTCTTCAATTCGGGTATACCGCCAGAAGGTGTGTATTTTGTTTTGCCTTCTTCTAATGCTTTGATAGCAGCATTTTTAATGGATTGTGGAGTATCAAAATCAGGTTCACCGGAACCAAATCCAATAACATCAATTCCTTGCTCCTTTAGGGAATTTGCAATTGCGGTCACTGCCAGGGTAGGAGAGGGTTTGATTTTTTTTAATCTTTGAGCTAACTCCATAATTTCACCATTTAATCCAATTAATTAATTTAATTCAATGTATGGTTATTATTCAAGTGGAGACAACATTTAATATAAGCGGATAAAACAATATTTCAAAGTAAAGCAAAATAATTGTATGTTTTTGTCAAGATTAATATTTTTAAGTACCTACCATAAAATATGGTTGCTAAAATTTTAATCGTTTTTATGCTATTAAGTAAAAGTGCTGCTCAATTGTTTTAACATGTTG encodes:
- a CDS encoding pyridoxal phosphate-dependent aminotransferase translates to MELAQRLKKIKPSPTLAVTAIANSLKEQGIDVIGFGSGEPDFDTPQSIKNAAIKALEEGKTKYTPSGGIPELKKAIVEKFKRDNNLEYKISEVTVNCGGKHSFYNLMQVLLNSGDEVLIPSPYWVSYPDIVLLADGVPVIVHADESTDFKITPKMLKKHLTKKTKAIVLNSPSNPTGAMYTIDELKAIGEVLKPYDICIVTDDIYEVIVYDNKKFYNIVNAVPELKSKTMVLNGVSKTYSMTGWRIGYMAGDANIIAQVEMIQSQSVSNPTSIAQWAAVEALTGDQSVLKPMLEAFTRRREIIVNGLNEIKGIECHKPDGAFYVFPNVRGVYSLPGFASIKEKYKDEFLSSKLSSYLLEEARVAVVPGIAFGSDDNIRLSFATSDKNIVEGLKRIKEAIEKLA